The genomic region GTTTCGTCGGCCGGGGCGGAAGTTCGCCCGGGGTGGAAGCGCCGCGGGCGGCCGGCCCCGTTTGCGATAATAGGCTCATGCAATCTCTGGGTAGCTCCGCGTCCACGTCCACCACGGCCACGGGCCGGTTCTCCATGTTCCGCATCAGCGGGCCGGGGATGCTGGTCTTCATCATCGCCTTCACGGTCGCCGTCATCTTCGCGGCCAACCAGAACGACGTCGTCGGCTGGATCGTGGCGATCATCGCCGGCGCCTGGCTGGCGCTGGCCACGTTTGTGGTGTTCAGCATCCAGAAGGCCGCCAAGAAGGCCGGGGCCAGGCTCGACGAGGCCCAGAACGCCTTCAACGCCGCGACCGGCCGGGCGCCGTCGCCCGGCAGCGTGGACCATGGCGGCACCCGCGTGGTCAGTGAGGGCCGCGCGGCGGAAAGCGTCCGGGACATGAAGCTGGACCACTCGTTCAAAATCGTCCAGGTCCAGGTCCGCGTGGTCGAGCAGGAACGCGCCAAGGGCCAGGCCGCGGACCACGAGACGATCCGCCGGGCCCTGGAGACCATCGAGATCACCGCAACCAACGCACGGGACATGATCAAATCCTCCGGCGGCGACGACGAACCCGTCAGCGGAACCATCATCGACTAGAGTGGATCGGGTGAGCTCGGCATTGAAGAAGGACCACCTTCGCATCGCATCAGTCAACGTCAACGGCCTTCGTGCCGCCTACAAGAAGGGCATGGCGGAGTGGCTTGAGCCGCGCGAGGTGGACATTCTCTGCCTCCAGGAGGTCCGCGCGCCTGACGCGATCGTCCAGGAGTTGCTCGGCGAAGGCTGGTACATCCTGCACGCCGAGGCGGAGGCCAAGGGCCGCGCCGGCGTCGCCATCGCCTCCCGCGAAGAGCCGCTGGCCACCCGGGTGGGGATCGGGGAGGACTACTTCGCCACGACCGGACGCTGGGTGGAGGCGGACTACACCGTGCGGGACGCGGCAGGGGAGGCATCGCAGCTGACCGTCGTGAGCGCCTACGTTCACTCGGGCGAGGCCGGCACGCCCAAGCAGGATGACAAGTTCCGCTTCCTGGACGTCATGATCACGCGGCTCCCCGAACTCGCCAAGCACAGCGACCACGCACTCGTGGTGGGCGACCTGAACGTTGGGCACACGGAACTCGACATCAAGAACTGGAAGGGCAACGTCAAACGTGCCGGCTTCCTGCCGGAGGAGAGGGCCTATTTCGACCGCTTCTTCGGCGAGGAGATCGGCTGGAAGGATGTTCACAGGGGCCTGGCGGGTAACGTCGACGGCCCCTACACTTGGTGGTCGCAACGGGGCCAGGCCTTTGACAACGACACCGGCTGGCGCATCGACTACCACATGGCCACGCCCGCTCTCGCTGCCGCCGCAGTGTCAGCCGTTGTCGACAGGGCGCCGTCCTGGGACACACGCTTCTCCGACCACGCCCCGCTGGTAGTGGACTACCGGCTCTAGTCTTAAGGCTTCCACGAATGACCACCACTTCCACTGTGACCGATTCCGGCGCCGCCCCCGAAGCCGCGAAGGCCGCTCCGGCGACCACCGGAGCCCGGCACCGCATCCTCTCGGGCATGCAGCCCTCGGCCGACTCCCTGCACCTGGGCAACTACCTCGGAGCCCTCGTGAACTGGGTCCGGATGCAGGACGAGTACGACGCCGTCTTCTTCATCCCGGACCTGCACGCCATCACCGTTCCGCAGGATCCCGCCGAACTGGCCCACCGCACCCGGGTCACGGCCGCGCAGTACATCGCCGGCGGCGTCGACGTGGAAAAATGCACGCTGTTCGTCCAGTCCCAGGTGCCCGAGCATGCCCAGCTGGCATGGGTCCTGAACTGCATCACGGGATTCGGCGAGGCCTCCCGGATGACCCAGTTCAAAGACAAGGCCCACAAACACGGCTCGGACCAGGCCAGCGTCGGCCTGTTCACCTACCCGATCCTGCAAGCCGCGGACATCCTCCTCTACCAGCCGCACGGTGTCCCCGTGGGCGAGGACCAGCGCCAGCACGTGGAACTGAGCCGTGACCTGGCCCAGCGATTCAACTCCCGCTTCGGCCAGACGTTCACGGTCCCGCAGCCCTTCATCCAGAAGGAAGCCGCGAAGATCTACGATCTGCAGCACCCCACCGCCAAGATGTCCAAGTCAGCGGAGTCGCCGGCGGGCCTGATCAACCTGCTCGACGATCCCAAGGTCACCGCCAAGCGGATCAAGTCCGCCGTGACGGATGCCGAGACGGAAATCCGGTTCGACCGTGAGGCGAAGCCGGGCGTGTCCAACCTGCTGACCATCTACTCGGGGATCACGGGGCAGAGCGTCGAGGCCCTTGTCGCCGCCTATGAGGGCAAGATGTACGGCCACCTCAAGGTGGACCTCGCCGAGGTTGTCACCGAGCACCTGACGCCGATCCGGAACCGCGCCAATGAGCTGCTCGACGATCCCGCGGAGCTGGACCGGCTGCTGGCCCTCGGCGCGGACAAGGCCCGGGAGATTGCCTCGGTCACCCTGCGCGACGTCTACGCCAAGGTGGGATTCCTGCCGTACGCCGGCGCCCACGGAGTCCGCTAGGTCGATGTCCTCCGTCAGCAAAGTCACCGCGAAAGCCGCCACGTCGAACGGGCAGCGCAGCGAAGGCATCAGCATCGGCGTGATCCTGAGTTTCCCGGCGGACATCGCCGAGGAGCTCCAGCGCTGGCGCGCGTCCTTCGGGGACCCGATGGCCGCGGTGGTCCCGGCCCACATCACGCTGGTCACCACCACCATGACGCAGGACTGGGAAGCGACGTGCAGCCATGTCCGGGACGTGGCACGCCGTCAGGAGCCCTTCACGGTCACCATCGCGGGGACGGGGTCCTTCCGGCCCGTGTCCCCGGTGGTGTTCCTGAACGTGGAGGACGGCTTCGGGGACTGCGTGAACCTGCACCGCCAGCTGCAGTCCGGCCCGCTGGAGCGCGAGCTGCCGTTCGACTACCACCCGCACGTCACCGTGGCCCACGATGTCGCCCCGGAAAGCCTCGATGAGGCCGAAACGGTCCTCAGGGATTACAGGGCCACGTTCCCGGTGGCTAGCATGGGACTCTACGAGCACGATGACAACGGCATCTGGCAGCTACGGGAAGAGCTTGACTTTGGGACCAAACCTGACGACGACAGAGGCCCGGACGGCACCGCAGGCGCCCGCTAAGCCGCCGCTTCCCACCGATCTGGCCGGGCTGAAACTGGAAGTCATCCGCAAACGGGTCGAGTGGGGACGGATTCGGCGCTCCGGGGGCGGCAGGTTCGCGTCGCTGATGGCCATGATGGCCTGGCTGCTGGCCCGGGTTAACGCGCTGCTGCCGGTACGGGCGTACACACACTACCTGCGCCAGCGCGGCCCGCTGTTGAGTGCCGGCATCGGGTTCAGGATGTTCTTCTCCGTTACGGGTCTGTTGGCCACCGGATTCTCCATTGCCGGCCTCGTCCTCAGCGGACATCCGGCCCTGCTGGACACGATTATCAAGAGCGTGGACGCCGCCGCGCCCGGGCTGTTGCAGGTCGACGGCAGCCAGGGACTGGTTGATCCCTATCAGCTGCTGAACCCCGCCAGCCTCGGCTGGGCCGCCGGGATTGCCGCCATAGTCACGGTATTCACCTCCCTGGGCTGGATCAGCGGCATCCGCGACGGTGTGCGGGGCATGATGCGGCTCGGCCCGCTGGTGATGAATCCGATCCTGCAGATACTTAAAGACGTCGGCACGCTGATCCTGATGGGAGCGGCCCTGGTGGTCAGCTCTGCAGCCTCACTGATCTTCGGCACGGCCGCGGGTTGGGTGGCCCAGCAGCTGGACCTCGACCCGGTGGTGGCCGGGCCCCTAACGACCTCCATTACGATCCTCGTGCCGCTGCTGCTCGGCTGGGGGACTGCACTGATCATGTACCGGGTGGCCGCAGGGCTGAAACCCGCCCGCCGCT from Arthrobacter sp. NicSoilB8 harbors:
- the trpS gene encoding tryptophan--tRNA ligase produces the protein MTTTSTVTDSGAAPEAAKAAPATTGARHRILSGMQPSADSLHLGNYLGALVNWVRMQDEYDAVFFIPDLHAITVPQDPAELAHRTRVTAAQYIAGGVDVEKCTLFVQSQVPEHAQLAWVLNCITGFGEASRMTQFKDKAHKHGSDQASVGLFTYPILQAADILLYQPHGVPVGEDQRQHVELSRDLAQRFNSRFGQTFTVPQPFIQKEAAKIYDLQHPTAKMSKSAESPAGLINLLDDPKVTAKRIKSAVTDAETEIRFDREAKPGVSNLLTIYSGITGQSVEALVAAYEGKMYGHLKVDLAEVVTEHLTPIRNRANELLDDPAELDRLLALGADKAREIASVTLRDVYAKVGFLPYAGAHGVR
- a CDS encoding exodeoxyribonuclease III, coding for MSSALKKDHLRIASVNVNGLRAAYKKGMAEWLEPREVDILCLQEVRAPDAIVQELLGEGWYILHAEAEAKGRAGVAIASREEPLATRVGIGEDYFATTGRWVEADYTVRDAAGEASQLTVVSAYVHSGEAGTPKQDDKFRFLDVMITRLPELAKHSDHALVVGDLNVGHTELDIKNWKGNVKRAGFLPEERAYFDRFFGEEIGWKDVHRGLAGNVDGPYTWWSQRGQAFDNDTGWRIDYHMATPALAAAAVSAVVDRAPSWDTRFSDHAPLVVDYRL
- a CDS encoding YihY/virulence factor BrkB family protein, with product MGPNLTTTEARTAPQAPAKPPLPTDLAGLKLEVIRKRVEWGRIRRSGGGRFASLMAMMAWLLARVNALLPVRAYTHYLRQRGPLLSAGIGFRMFFSVTGLLATGFSIAGLVLSGHPALLDTIIKSVDAAAPGLLQVDGSQGLVDPYQLLNPASLGWAAGIAAIVTVFTSLGWISGIRDGVRGMMRLGPLVMNPILQILKDVGTLILMGAALVVSSAASLIFGTAAGWVAQQLDLDPVVAGPLTTSITILVPLLLGWGTALIMYRVAAGLKPARRSLLEGTTLAAVGATVLQIFSTQLLASAGKNPILAPFAIIIGLLIWFNLVSQVYVLCAAWVAIREEDSKTEPAVTTTGWGARRVQPGKTPVETVVEPRARRRPLSAAFRRRGTGRPTPK
- a CDS encoding 2'-5' RNA ligase family protein, whose product is MSSVSKVTAKAATSNGQRSEGISIGVILSFPADIAEELQRWRASFGDPMAAVVPAHITLVTTTMTQDWEATCSHVRDVARRQEPFTVTIAGTGSFRPVSPVVFLNVEDGFGDCVNLHRQLQSGPLERELPFDYHPHVTVAHDVAPESLDEAETVLRDYRATFPVASMGLYEHDDNGIWQLREELDFGTKPDDDRGPDGTAGAR